TGGGTATGACCCAGCCGTTCTATAACTACCGCGTGGGCACCGTGGTGCACGCCAGCCGCGAAATGAACGTCTGGACACGCATGAGCCTGTTGTACATGTCGCATGACCTGACGGGCTACGCCGAATTGTGTTCGCTGTTCCTGGAACCGGCGGCGCGTATCAACGGCAATGGTGCGTTGTTGTCGAAATCACGCTTCATGTTCCTGGCGCAGTTTCCTGACCGCTTTGGTGAACGTATCTGCGCCGAAATGCGCGGGCATTTCAACGAGGCGGGCGAGTCGCCGTTCTGGCGTGATGTGGGTTCGCACTTTTACCAGATCGGTTTTGACGATGCGGATTACCTCAGCGCGCATGGCAAGAAATCCTTCATGGCCGAGCTGATGCCGCGCTCGCCCGTGTATGTAGACCTGCTGCCGCAAGACGTACAAGAGGCCATCGGCAAAACGCACAAGGACACCGAGCCGGCGCGCGTATTGCTGGAGGCCGAAGGCCTGCGCTTTGAAAACCATGTCGACATCTTTGATGCCGGCCCGGTGCTTGAAGCGCATATCGACAACCTGCGCGCCGTGCGCGAAAGCCGGCTGGTGAGCGTGGTGGTGGATGACGCCGCCGCCAGCGAGGGCGAGAAATGGCTGGCGTCCGGCACCGACATGGCTGATTTCCGGGTGATCCTGCTACCGCGCCCGCCCCAGGACAACACCCTGCGCCTGACGCCCGCCGAGGCCGGCGCACTCAATATCACAACAGGCCAGCACGTACGCGTGCTGCCGCTTTACCCGACCAAAAGGACCTGAACATGGCAACCCAAAGCAATGGACTGTTTCTCAACAACGCATGGGTTACGGCGCACGGCGCCGCATTTGCCTCGGTCAATCCGGCCACGGGTGAAACGGTATGGCAAGGCCACGCCGCCAGCGCGGACGATGTGAATGCCGCCGTTGAAGGTGCTCGCCATGGTTTTGCTGGCTGGGCCCGCCGTCCGCTGGATTACCGCGTGGCGGTGGTACGCCGCTTTGCCGATTTGCTGGCCGCCAACAAGGAAGCGCTGGCCCGTGCCATTGGCATGGAAACTGGCAAGCCGTTGTGGGAAGCCCGCACCGAAGTCCAGGCCATGATCGGCAAAGTTGAAATCTCGATCCAGGCCTATGCCGAGCGCACCGGTGAAAAGCGCGGCGCCATGGCCGACGGCACCGCCGTGTTGCGCCATCGTCCGCATGGCGTGGTGGCCGTGTTCGGGCCGTACAATTTCCCCGGGCATTTGCCCAATGGCCATATCGTGCCCGCGCTGATCGCCGGCAACGCCGTGGTGTTCAAACCGTCTGAGCTGGCGCCGATGGTGGCCGAACTGACGGTTGAGTTGTGGCAGCAGGCCGGTATTCCGGCTGGTGTGATCGCACTGGTCCAGGGCGAGCGCGCCACCGGTGAAGCGCTGGCTGGCCACAAAGGCATTGATGGCCTGTTCTTTACCGGTAGCTCCGCCACCGGCACCTTGCTGCATCGCCAGTTTGGCGGCCGGCCAGAGATCGTGCTGGCGCTGGAAATGGGCGGCAACAACCCGCTGGTGATCGCGCCGACCGAACATCTGGACGCTGCCGTGCATCACGCCATCCAGTCCGGTTTCTTGTCGGCTGGCCAGCGCTGCACCTGCTCGCGCCGCATCTTTGTGCCGAACACGCCGTTTGGCGACCAGTTTGTCGCCCGCTTTGTCGAGGTCGCCAGCCGGATCAAGATCGGCCGTTTCGACGCCGCAGAGCAACCTTTTATGGGTCCGGTGATCTCAAAGAAAGCCGCCGCGCAACTGGTGGCCGCGCAAGAGAAACTGATCGGCCTGGGCGCCAAAGCCTTGCTGACGCTGCGCCAGCCTGATCCGCAACTGGGTTTTGTCACACCAGGCATTCTGGACGTGAGCGCTGTGGCCAGCCTGCCGGACGAAGAATATTTTGGCCCGCTGGTGCAGTTGATCCGCTATGAACACTTTGCCGATGCCATTGCCGGTGCCAACGACACCGCCTATGGCTTGTCGGCCGGCCTGCTGGCCGATGACCCGGCGCTGTGGGAAGAATTCAGCGTGGGTATCCGCGCCGGTGTGGTGAACTGGAACCGCCCGACCAACGGGGCTTCATCTGGCGCGCCGTTTGGCGGCGTGGGCCGCTCTGGCAATCATCGCCCCAGCGCCTATTACGCGGCGGACTACACCGCCTGGCCAATGGCGTCGGTCGAGTCTGAAACCCTGACCTTGCCGGCCAGCTTGTCGCCGGGGCTGGATTTTGGCGGGTGATGGCTATCCCGGTTCACCCCACGGCAGGTCATACCGCGCCGGCAGGCGCCAGGTTAAACAACAAACTCAAGCTTGAGGCACCGCAGCAATGAGCGCACGCGAAGCAAATTTTGATGGTCTGGTCGGCCTGACCCATAACTACGCCGGCCTCTCGTTTGGCAATGTGGCCTCGCAGAACAATGCCGCCAGCGTGGCTAACCCGCGCGCCGCAGCCAAACAGGGCCTGCGCAAGATGAAAGCGCTGGCCGACATGGGCTTTTTGCAGGGCGTGCTGGCGCCGCAAGAGCGCCCGTCGATGCGCTTTTTGCGCTCGCAAGGTTTCACGGGCACCGATCACGAGATGATCCTGCGCGCCGCCAGAACCGCGCCGGGTATTCTGGCTGCGGCCAGTTCTGCGTCCTCCATGTGGGTGGCCAACGCCGCAACCGTCAGCCCGTCGGCTGATACCCCGGATGCCCGCGTGCATTTCACGCCGGCCAGCTTGTCCAGCAAGTTGCACCGCGCCATTGAAGCGCCCACCACCACGCGCGTGCTGCAAGCCGTGTTCCCGTCGGAACGCCACTTTGCGTTTCACCCGCCGCTGCTGGGTACGCCTGCGCTGGGCGATGAAGGTGCGGCCAACCACACCCGTTTTTGTGCCGATTACGGTCAGCGCGGCGTAGAGTTCTTCGTCTACGGCCGCAGCGAGTACAATGGTGGCCCGGCTCCGGTGAAATACCCGGCGCGGCAGACGCTGGAAGCCAGCGCCGCCATCGCCCGCGTGCACGGTTTGCAAGAGGACGCATTGGTGTTTGCGCAGCAGCACCCGGACGTCATCGACGCTGGTGTATTTCATAATGACGTGATCGCCGTGGGCAACCGCGACATCCTGTTCTGCCACCAGCAAGCGTTTCTGGATCAGGCGGATGTGTACACCGCCATCCGCAACAAGCTGGCGCCGCTGGGTGCAGATCTGAAAGTGATTGAAGTACCCACGGCGGATGTGTCAGTTCAAGATGCGGTGTCGTCGTACCTGTTCAACAGCCAGTTGCTGACCCGCCCGGACGGCCAAACCGTGCTGGTGGTCCCGCAGGAATGCCGCGACAACCCGCGCGTTTCGGCCTATTTGGACCGCCTGAAAGCCAGTCGCGGCCCGATTGACGACGTGCTGGTGTTCGAATTGCGTGAAAGCATGCGCAACGGCGGCGGCCCCGCCTGCCTGCGCCTGCGCGTGGTCCTGAACGAGGCTGAACAGGCCGCTGTGAACCCGCAGGTGTGGATCAACGATCAAAGCTTTGCCCGCCTGGATGACTGGATCGGCCGCCATTACCGCGACCGTCTGGTTGATACCGATCTGGCAGACCCGAAACTGCTGGATGAATGCCGTACCGCGCTGGACGAACTGACCCGCATCCTGCACCTGGGTTCGGTGTACGACTTCCAGCAAGCTGGAGCCTGATGATGCTAGAGGATTTCCTGCATTTCACCCTGCATAACGAAACCCCGGAACCCACCGCCGGCACCGCGCCCTCTGGCGTGCGCTGGCGCTGGCTGGGGCAGGGCATGCTGGAACTCTCGCCGCCGCGTCAGGTAGACACGCATATGGTGCTCTCCGCCGGCATCCACGGTGACGAAACCGCGCCGATCGAGATCCTGCGTGATCTGGTGGCAGACCTGGCCAGTGGCGCCTTGCCGCTGGCCATCCGCGTGCTGGTGCTGTTGGGTAACGCGCCGGCCATGACGGCCGGCAAACGTTATCTGGATGACGACCTGAACCGCCTGTTCTGCGGCGCGTACCGCAAACTGCCCCACTGCGCCGAATCCCCCCGGGCCGCCGCGCTGGAACGGGCCGTGGCCGGTTTCTTTGATGAAGCCGCCGGCGCGCGCTGGCATCTGGACTTGCACACCGCCATCCGCCCCTCCGTGTTTGAACGCTTTGCGCTGTTGCCGCACCGCACCGCGCCCTACCGCGAAGACGTGTTCGACTGGCTGGCCGCGCTGGATATCTCTGCCGTGCTCAACCACCGTGAGCAGAGCAACACCTTCACGTATTTCTCTTGCAGCCAGCACAACGCCCTGGCCGCCACGCTGGAACTGGGCAAGGTCATGCCGTTTGGCATGAACGACCTGACCCGCTTTGCCAAAGTCACCGACGGCCTGCGCCTGATGCTCTCCGGCCAGCCCCTGCCACAAGGCGCACCACGCCCGCGTATTTTTGATGTGGTGGGGCAACTGGATAAACAATCCGAACGGTTTGTGCTGGTGGTGGGTTCACAAATGGCCAATTTCACGGCCTACCCCAAGGGCACCTTGATTGCGACGGATGACGGGTATCAGTACGCCGTGGCGCATGAGGAAGAGCGGATTGTGTTTCCGAACCCGAAGGTGAAGGTGGGGTTACGGGCGGGGTTGATGGTGGTGGAGCGGGTGGTTTGATTTTTTTGTGAGGGGTTGTTTGGTGGTACGGGCTGGTGTCGGGTAGGTTTTTTGGGGGGGGTAGCGACAATCTGCCTTGGCTGTTGTTTGAAACCTTGAACTGGTGTTAGCGCCTGGCGGCGCGGGTGTTTTACATGTCGGG
The Silvimonas iriomotensis genome window above contains:
- the astA gene encoding arginine N-succinyltransferase, which produces MLLRAAATFGSTPMIVVRSVQPHDLDALFHLAGQTGEGMTSFKPDRPALTARIERVRRTISGEAPLADQGYLFVMEDTASGRVVGVCGLEVAVGMTQPFYNYRVGTVVHASREMNVWTRMSLLYMSHDLTGYAELCSLFLEPAARINGNGALLSKSRFMFLAQFPDRFGERICAEMRGHFNEAGESPFWRDVGSHFYQIGFDDADYLSAHGKKSFMAELMPRSPVYVDLLPQDVQEAIGKTHKDTEPARVLLEAEGLRFENHVDIFDAGPVLEAHIDNLRAVRESRLVSVVVDDAAASEGEKWLASGTDMADFRVILLPRPPQDNTLRLTPAEAGALNITTGQHVRVLPLYPTKRT
- the astD gene encoding succinylglutamate-semialdehyde dehydrogenase, which produces MATQSNGLFLNNAWVTAHGAAFASVNPATGETVWQGHAASADDVNAAVEGARHGFAGWARRPLDYRVAVVRRFADLLAANKEALARAIGMETGKPLWEARTEVQAMIGKVEISIQAYAERTGEKRGAMADGTAVLRHRPHGVVAVFGPYNFPGHLPNGHIVPALIAGNAVVFKPSELAPMVAELTVELWQQAGIPAGVIALVQGERATGEALAGHKGIDGLFFTGSSATGTLLHRQFGGRPEIVLALEMGGNNPLVIAPTEHLDAAVHHAIQSGFLSAGQRCTCSRRIFVPNTPFGDQFVARFVEVASRIKIGRFDAAEQPFMGPVISKKAAAQLVAAQEKLIGLGAKALLTLRQPDPQLGFVTPGILDVSAVASLPDEEYFGPLVQLIRYEHFADAIAGANDTAYGLSAGLLADDPALWEEFSVGIRAGVVNWNRPTNGASSGAPFGGVGRSGNHRPSAYYAADYTAWPMASVESETLTLPASLSPGLDFGG
- the astB gene encoding N-succinylarginine dihydrolase, whose translation is MSAREANFDGLVGLTHNYAGLSFGNVASQNNAASVANPRAAAKQGLRKMKALADMGFLQGVLAPQERPSMRFLRSQGFTGTDHEMILRAARTAPGILAAASSASSMWVANAATVSPSADTPDARVHFTPASLSSKLHRAIEAPTTTRVLQAVFPSERHFAFHPPLLGTPALGDEGAANHTRFCADYGQRGVEFFVYGRSEYNGGPAPVKYPARQTLEASAAIARVHGLQEDALVFAQQHPDVIDAGVFHNDVIAVGNRDILFCHQQAFLDQADVYTAIRNKLAPLGADLKVIEVPTADVSVQDAVSSYLFNSQLLTRPDGQTVLVVPQECRDNPRVSAYLDRLKASRGPIDDVLVFELRESMRNGGGPACLRLRVVLNEAEQAAVNPQVWINDQSFARLDDWIGRHYRDRLVDTDLADPKLLDECRTALDELTRILHLGSVYDFQQAGA
- the astE gene encoding succinylglutamate desuccinylase — its product is MMLEDFLHFTLHNETPEPTAGTAPSGVRWRWLGQGMLELSPPRQVDTHMVLSAGIHGDETAPIEILRDLVADLASGALPLAIRVLVLLGNAPAMTAGKRYLDDDLNRLFCGAYRKLPHCAESPRAAALERAVAGFFDEAAGARWHLDLHTAIRPSVFERFALLPHRTAPYREDVFDWLAALDISAVLNHREQSNTFTYFSCSQHNALAATLELGKVMPFGMNDLTRFAKVTDGLRLMLSGQPLPQGAPRPRIFDVVGQLDKQSERFVLVVGSQMANFTAYPKGTLIATDDGYQYAVAHEEERIVFPNPKVKVGLRAGLMVVERVV